One Chlorobaculum limnaeum genomic window carries:
- a CDS encoding SDR family NAD(P)-dependent oxidoreductase, translating into MPNSGKKVCFMTGASGKLGSEIALAVAGQGYSIFFTWQHSEEKAKETLEKIRWVSPESQMAQCDVSSVTEIERAFASFSEHFDRLDLVITSASNFFRAPLLEVTEADWDSLVDTNLKGAFFTMQLAARIMTKQPFVSRMITMTDISANLVWRNYAPYTVSKSGIQHLTRIFAREMAPKILVNSIAPGTISAYSGRDDEPEADLVGKIPLERLGDPMDIVTTIRFLMETEYITGQVINVDGGRLLF; encoded by the coding sequence ATGCCAAATTCAGGGAAAAAAGTGTGCTTCATGACCGGCGCTTCGGGCAAACTCGGCAGCGAAATCGCGCTGGCGGTCGCCGGGCAGGGTTATTCGATTTTTTTCACCTGGCAGCACTCGGAGGAAAAAGCGAAAGAGACGCTCGAAAAAATCCGCTGGGTCAGTCCCGAATCACAGATGGCGCAGTGCGACGTGTCGAGCGTTACCGAAATCGAACGGGCCTTCGCCTCCTTCAGCGAACACTTCGACCGGCTCGACCTCGTCATCACGAGCGCCTCGAACTTTTTCCGCGCGCCGCTGCTCGAAGTGACCGAAGCGGATTGGGACAGCCTGGTCGATACCAACCTCAAGGGCGCGTTCTTCACGATGCAGCTCGCCGCGCGGATCATGACGAAGCAGCCGTTCGTTTCGCGCATGATCACCATGACTGACATTTCGGCGAATCTCGTGTGGCGCAACTACGCGCCGTACACGGTCTCCAAATCAGGCATCCAGCACCTTACGCGGATATTCGCCAGGGAAATGGCGCCGAAAATTCTCGTCAACTCCATCGCGCCGGGCACCATCTCGGCCTACTCGGGCCGCGACGACGAGCCGGAGGCCGACCTCGTCGGCAAAATCCCGCTGGAGCGGCTCGGCGACCCGATGGACATCGTCACGACGATCCGCTTTCTCATGGAGACCGAATACATCACCGGCCAGGTCATCAACGTGGACGGCGGCAGGCTGCTGTTCTGA
- a CDS encoding DUF883 family protein: MEHQIPVNDMPQEQPKSGQAVHDEIPEPLREVGQKVSDAFNEFKESETWEKMLDARDKARDYITENPVNSFFYALGAGVFLGFLLKRK, encoded by the coding sequence ATGGAACACCAGATACCGGTCAATGATATGCCTCAGGAACAGCCCAAATCCGGCCAGGCTGTTCACGACGAAATTCCTGAACCGCTCAGGGAGGTCGGCCAGAAAGTTTCGGATGCCTTCAACGAGTTCAAGGAGAGCGAAACCTGGGAAAAAATGCTCGACGCTCGCGACAAGGCTCGCGATTACATCACGGAAAATCCGGTGAACTCGTTCTTCTACGCCCTCGGCGCTGGCGTGTTTCTTGGCTTTCTGCTGAAAAGGAAATAA
- a CDS encoding response regulator transcription factor, with translation MNNDAEKGRIIVVEDDSDFRDSIVETLSLYGYEATGAKSALDFYHKVAQKPYALVILDLGLPDQNGVVLAEFIRQNTNMRIIILTARSSLESRVSAYKAGADTYLLKPVNTDELIASVESNLGRFSPTGEDDAARALNPLEPLSSSWQLLRATATIITPTGDKLGLSSKEVDFLAHLASNPNFVSRLELTEALGYDDVTSGSKALDVVVHRLRQKGAEHGIKLPVRTVRGKGFRLSEPLTIK, from the coding sequence GTGAACAATGACGCTGAAAAGGGCAGGATTATCGTCGTGGAAGATGACAGCGATTTCCGCGACAGCATTGTCGAAACCCTCTCGCTGTATGGTTACGAAGCGACCGGAGCGAAAAGCGCTCTGGATTTCTACCACAAGGTCGCCCAGAAACCTTACGCGCTGGTGATCCTCGACCTCGGACTTCCCGACCAGAACGGCGTGGTGCTGGCCGAATTTATCCGCCAGAACACCAACATGCGGATCATCATTCTCACCGCCCGCTCTTCGCTCGAAAGCCGAGTGTCCGCCTACAAGGCCGGGGCGGACACCTATCTGCTCAAGCCGGTCAATACCGACGAGCTGATCGCGTCGGTCGAGAGCAACCTTGGCCGGTTCTCCCCGACGGGAGAGGATGACGCGGCTCGCGCGCTCAATCCTCTCGAACCGTTATCCTCGAGCTGGCAACTGTTGAGAGCCACGGCGACCATCATCACGCCCACAGGCGACAAGCTCGGCCTGTCGTCGAAAGAGGTGGACTTTCTGGCGCATCTCGCCTCGAATCCAAACTTCGTTTCACGCCTGGAGCTTACAGAGGCGCTCGGCTACGATGACGTCACATCAGGAAGCAAGGCGCTGGACGTCGTGGTTCACAGGCTTCGCCAGAAAGGCGCGGAGCACGGCATAAAACTGCCGGTCAGAACGGTACGCGGCAAAGGTTTTCGCCTGTCGGAGCCATTGACCATCAAGTGA
- a CDS encoding phage holin family protein: MKQEPAKASRKEERDRPRKGIPGLIDSTVTSTIEDFKAIIDAKLELFRIEMTEKVALVSALVLLLVVLMIGVAYLITTIALLFGELFGHVWLGYLLVSMVFILTFAFFTKIKPNALKNFIHKILLSAND; encoded by the coding sequence ATGAAACAAGAGCCAGCCAAAGCCAGCCGTAAAGAGGAGCGGGATCGCCCGAGAAAAGGCATTCCGGGGCTGATCGACAGTACGGTCACTTCGACCATCGAAGACTTCAAGGCGATCATCGACGCCAAGCTCGAACTGTTCAGGATAGAGATGACCGAAAAGGTGGCGCTGGTCAGCGCGCTCGTGCTGCTGCTCGTCGTGCTCATGATTGGCGTGGCCTACCTGATCACCACCATCGCCCTGCTTTTTGGCGAACTCTTCGGCCACGTCTGGCTCGGTTATCTCCTTGTAAGCATGGTGTTTATCCTGACTTTTGCGTTCTTCACCAAAATCAAGCCAAATGCGCTGAAGAACTTCATCCATAAAATCCTTCTCTCCGCAAATGACTAA